The following is a genomic window from Strix aluco isolate bStrAlu1 chromosome 27, bStrAlu1.hap1, whole genome shotgun sequence.
GGAGCCAATCGGAACGCAGGAAGCTGGCGCACCACCCAATCACAGGGCAGAAGGGGCCCGACCCAGCCAACCCGAGGCCAGCGGCGCCATGAGTGACGCGGGCTCAGGGCGGTGCCTCGTAGGAGGCGCTTCCCGTGACTGACAGCCCACGGGGCCGCGGTagggcgggcgcgggggccgcTGGGAGCCGCGACCTCTGACCCctccggcggcggctccgcttcCTGAATTCGGCCACGcccgcgcggcgggggcgggacgAAGCCCGGCCCAGCCAATAGCGTCGCTCcagggcgcgggcgggcggggccaCGCAGGGGCGAGGCGGGGTTTCGCGGCGGTGGGCGGGGCCAaggacgggggggggggcagagggacggggcggggggggggctgggatAGACCTGGGGGGTGTTTGGGGCCGTATAGAGCCgcgaggggagcggggggggaccCGGGGGGGGCCCCAGGggtgtccgggggggggggggacgggactgGAGAGCCCATGGGCACAGGGCGGGGGGGCCCAGGGGGGTCGGACAGCCCatgggcacggggggggggggggcccaggcaCATCGAGGGTCCCTATAGAGGGAGTGGAGGGCACagagggggggtgggaggggcCCCGCGGGGGGGGCTGACGTGAGAGACCCCGAGGGTGACGGTGCCACGGCCACGgtccccccccgcacccccccaaGTGCAGGCGCCACACACGGGAGTTGGATATTCATACGAAATTGCAGAAGTTACAAAAATCAGCGAGAAaaccgcggggggggggggggggggcattggAGCCTGAACGAGGCGATGTGGGGGTACAGCCCCCCCCCAGGGCTTCACCCCCAGCCGGTGCCGCTGAGAGACAGTGGCgagggggaggatgggggggatgaaggtgctccccccccccccccccacctcatgCTGCTCCCAGGGGTGCCCCTGGAGGGGCCTTAAGTGCCAAAAGtccaggcggggggggggggtctcgcAGAGCAGGATGTGGGACCCCCTCCCTGTCTGCAGGAGGGGGCCGGCTCCGCTTCGGGGGCGCCCCAGCGGCCGTGGGGGGGCCCCGGCCAGAGCAGTCCcaggggtgggggcaggagggaggcgcGGGGGGGTCCTCAGCCCCCCACCGCTGCGTCCCCGGTGACAGACGTCAGTGCAGGGACGGGGGCTCCTTGCGGGAGGGGGGCACGGggggcacccccccccccgccttcctccaGACCCGcgctgggctgcaggcagctgcctggagaCACCCgtgagggcaggcaggggctgggggggggcggagggggggtcCCCGTCCTCTCACAGCCGCAGGTGGGGGACAGCCCTGGTGACATCGCGGAAGAAGGGGTGTCCCAGCGCCGCCTTGGCCGAGATCCGCTTGTTGGGGTCGTAGTGCAGCATTTGCTGGGGGCAGAGAGAGGGGGGGGGGATCGGTGAGGGAGGGGGTGTCCCcatcgccccccccccaccccccccaagccccTCGCTCACCGCCAGCAGCTTCCGTCCCTCCTCGTCCAGGGGCGGCACCACTTTGCCGAAGTCCTGCCGGGCCCACTTGGGGAAGCTGGGCTTGTAGTCGGGCATGGCCGTGACCCCGGGCCAGGCCGCCTCGTCCGGCGTCCCCAGCGTGCGGAAGATGCGGAAGAGCTGGTCGATCTCCGAGTCCCCGGGGAACAGAGCGCGCCGGGTgatctggggcggggggggggcggcgggagctgTGGGGGCGCCCCCGACATCCCCCGGGATGGGGCGACCGAGACGTTCTGCGCCTTTTCACGCCGACGTCGTGGCcgggccccccgccccccgccgcacCCCGGGGTGGGGAGACACGCGGCCCCCACCCCGTGAGCTCTCACACCGGCCCCTCGTGACCGGCCCCGCGGCGGCAGCGGGTCCCGGTTTCCCCCCGGGGCGCTGCGGTCGGCCGCGTGACGCAGACCCTGGAGCGGGGAGGGTTCACATGACGCCCCCCCCCTCAGCACCCACAAAGCCCCTTTATTCCCCGGGCGCCCACCCCACGCCCCGGTGACATCAGCGGAGCCGCGGCGTCACCCCGGTGACACGgaaccgcccccccccgccgccgccacggtGGATCTGAGCGCGCCGCGATGCCGCGGGGGCCCCGGTGTCaccccggggggtgcggggggggtccATCTGCCCGTCCCCCCGCTGTCACCCACCATCTCGGCGAAGATGCAGCCCAAGCTCCAGATGTCGACGGCCGTCGAGTAGTACTTGCAGCCCAGCAGGATCTCGGGGGCTCGGTACCAGAGTGTCACCACCTGCCACCGCAGGGACAGCGATGGGCAACCGGGTCGCGTGTGTCCCCACACCAAAACCTTCCCCCTCCCcgacccccccagcacccacctcgtGGGTGTAGGTGCGCACGGGCACCCCGAAGGCGCGGGCCAGGCCGAAATCGGCCAATTTGATGGCGCCGTCGGCGTTGATGAGCAGGTTCTGGGGCTTGAGGTCGCGGTGCAGCACGCGGTGCGCGTGGCAGAAGGCCaggc
Proteins encoded in this region:
- the CDK2 gene encoding cyclin-dependent kinase 2 isoform X4 produces the protein MENFQKVEKIGEGTYGVVYKARNKVTGEVVALKKIRLDTATCSSCCRAWPSATRTACCTATSSPRTCSSTPTAPSNWPISAWPAPSGCPCAPTPTRWVLGGSGRGKVLVWGHTRPGCPSLSLRWQVVTLWYRAPEILLGCKYYSTAVDIWSLGCIFAEMITRRALFPGDSEIDQLFRIFRTLGTPDEAAWPGVTAMPDYKPSFPKWARQDFGKVVPPLDEEGRKLLAQMLHYDPNKRISAKAALGHPFFRDVTRAVPHLRL
- the CDK2 gene encoding cyclin-dependent kinase 2 isoform X2, with product MENFQKVEKIGEGTYGVVYKARNKVTGEVVALKKIRLDTETEGVPSTAIREISLLKELNHPNIVKLLDVIHTENKLYLVFEFLHQDLKKFMDSSSISGIALPLIKSYLFQLLQGLAFCHAHRVLHRDLKPQNLLINADGAIKLADFGLARAFGVPVRTYTHEVVTLWYRAPEILLGCKYYSTAVDIWSLGCIFAEMITRRALFPGDSEIDQLFRIFRTLGTPDEAAWPGVTAMPDYKPSFPKWARQDFGKVVPPLDEEGRKLLAQMLHYDPNKRISAKAALGHPFFRDVTRAVPHLRL
- the CDK2 gene encoding cyclin-dependent kinase 2 isoform X1, with translation MENFQKVEKIGEGTYGVVYKARNKVTGEVVALKKIRLDTETEGVPSTAIREISLLKELNHPNIVKLLDVIHTENKLYLVFEFLHQDLKKFMDSSSISGIALPLIKSYLFQLLQGLAFCHAHRVLHRDLKPQNLLINADGAIKLADFGLARAFGVPVRTYTHEVGAGGVGEGEGFGVGTHATRLPIAVPAVAGGDTLVPSPRDPAGLQVLLDGRRHLELGLHLRRDDHPARSVPRGLGDRPALPHLPHAGDAGRGGLARGHGHARLQAQLPQVGPAGLRQSGAAPGRGGTEAAGANAALRPQQADLGQGGAGTPLLPRCHQGCPPPAAVRGRGPPLRPPPAPACPHGCLQAAACSPARVWRKAGGGVPPVPPSRKEPPSLH
- the CDK2 gene encoding cyclin-dependent kinase 2 isoform X3 — translated: MENFQKVEKIGEGTYGVVYKARNKVTGEVVALKKIRLDTETEGVPSTAIREISLLKELNHPNIVKATCSSCCRAWPSATRTACCTATSSPRTCSSTPTAPSNWPISAWPAPSGCPCAPTPTRWVLGGSGRGKVLVWGHTRPGCPSLSLRWQVVTLWYRAPEILLGCKYYSTAVDIWSLGCIFAEMITRRALFPGDSEIDQLFRIFRTLGTPDEAAWPGVTAMPDYKPSFPKWARQDFGKVVPPLDEEGRKLLAQMLHYDPNKRISAKAALGHPFFRDVTRAVPHLRL